The Saccopteryx leptura isolate mSacLep1 chromosome 2, mSacLep1_pri_phased_curated, whole genome shotgun sequence genome has a window encoding:
- the DIABLO gene encoding diablo IAP-binding mitochondrial protein — translation MAALRSWLLRSVSSFFRYRQCAPAMADLKRRCFSVLMRPCRRTVAVGFGVALCAVPVAQKSEPHSLSNDALMRRAVSLVTDSTSTFLSQTTYALIEAITEYTKAVYTLVSLYRQYTSLLGKMNSQEEDEVWQVIIGARVEMTSKQQEYLRLESTWMTAVGLSEMAAEAAYHTGADQASITARNHIQLVKSQVQEVRQLSQKAETKLAEAQTEELRQKTQEGDDRAEPEQEAYLRED, via the exons ATGGCGGCTCTGCGGAGTTGGTTGTTGCGGAGCGTGTCCTCCTTTTTCAG GTACAGACAGTGTGCCCCTGCCATGGCTGACTTGAAGAGACGCTGTTTTTCGGTATTGATGAGACCGTGTCGCAGAACTGTGGCCGTTGGTTTTGGTGTGGCCCTGTGTGCCGTTCCTGTTGCACAG AAATCAGAGCCTCATTCTCTTAGTAACGATGCACTAATGAGGCGGGCTGTGTCCCTGGTAACAGACAGCacctccacctttctctcccaGACCACATACGCGCTGATTGAAGCCATCACTGAGTACACTAAG GCTGTTTATACCCTGGTTTCCCTATACCGACAATATACAAGTTTACTCGGGAAAATGAATTCACAGGAGGAAGATGAAGTGTGGCAAGTAATCATAGGAGCCCGAGTGGAG ATGACTTCAAAACAACAAGAATATTTGAGGCTGGAATCCACGTGGATGACCGCAGTTGGTCTCTCGGAAATGGCAGCAGAAGCCGCGTACCACACTG GAGCAGACCAGGCTTCCATAACTGCCAGGAATCACATTCAGCTGGTGAAGTCACAGGTGCAGGAGGTGCGCCAGCTCTCCCAGAAAGCAGAAACCAAGTTGGCAGAAGCACAGACAGAAGAACTCCGACAGAAAACCCAGGAGGGGGACGACAGGGCTGAGCCAGAACAGGAGGCTTACCTGCGTGAAGATTGA
- the LOC136395753 gene encoding uncharacterized homolog, translating to MPASSTIHVLQLLRELLAFVLLSYTVLIGALLLAGWTTYFLVLK from the coding sequence ATGCCGGCCTCGTCCACCATCCACGTGCTGCAGCTGCTGAGGGAGCTGCTGGCCTTCGTGCTTCTCAGCTACACGGTGCTCATCGGGGCGCTGCTGCTGGCCGGCTGGACCACCTACTTCCTGGTGCTGAAGTGA